In the Moraxella osloensis genome, one interval contains:
- a CDS encoding MCR_0457 family protein, giving the protein MIKLGNISQAMIGMLLMSVTVSGIAEDKNGDTIAIDMSELSTTKEEVAVLQVLSEICPPMLNKSQQTGFNTAYNVELKKLMPTISDPRLAVQYLSSQQDYKQILNETRQWTLSYPKAENLELCKDLANSN; this is encoded by the coding sequence ATGATTAAACTGGGCAACATCAGTCAAGCTATGATAGGTATGCTGTTAATGAGCGTCACCGTGAGTGGTATCGCTGAAGATAAAAATGGCGATACCATCGCAATCGATATGTCAGAATTATCGACCACCAAAGAAGAAGTGGCGGTATTACAAGTGTTATCAGAAATCTGCCCACCCATGCTGAATAAATCGCAACAAACAGGGTTTAACACCGCTTATAATGTCGAGCTAAAAAAATTAATGCCGACCATCAGCGATCCTCGTTTAGCGGTGCAGTACTTATCCTCTCAGCAAGATTACAAGCAAATTTTGAATGAAACCCGCCAGTGGACGCTCAGTTATCCAAAAGCGGAGAATCTTGAACTGTGCAAAGACCTTGCCAACAGTAACTAA
- the tsaA gene encoding tRNA (N6-threonylcarbamoyladenosine(37)-N6)-methyltransferase TrmO, whose product MLPQQITLPIIGIVNSPLKQKFGTPRQPNLVDINATISMLPPYNVLSAFEGIAQFSHLWIIWQFHQNRINPNQSNFQPTVRPPRLGGNQKIGVFASRSMYRPANIGLSVVKFSHIENSEEGLRLHIIGGDMIDGTPVIDIKPYLTYSDSIDDAIAGYASQKPVIKSVHWHPDLLQDLSHIAVKSQLKQTDWQTIEQLIAQDPRPAYRQQALNTPFVMRYQNVDVHFSQIADSVLQIQAIELLN is encoded by the coding sequence ATGTTACCACAACAAATTACCCTGCCGATTATCGGCATTGTGAACTCCCCGCTTAAGCAAAAGTTTGGCACGCCTCGCCAGCCCAATCTTGTCGATATCAACGCTACTATCAGCATGTTGCCGCCCTACAATGTACTCAGTGCTTTTGAAGGCATTGCGCAATTTAGTCATCTTTGGATCATCTGGCAATTTCATCAAAATCGAATCAATCCCAATCAGTCAAATTTTCAGCCAACAGTCCGTCCGCCTAGACTGGGCGGCAACCAAAAGATAGGGGTTTTTGCCAGTCGAAGTATGTATCGACCGGCAAATATTGGATTGTCAGTGGTCAAATTTTCGCATATTGAAAACAGTGAGGAGGGTTTGAGGCTGCATATCATCGGCGGCGATATGATAGATGGCACGCCAGTCATTGATATCAAACCATATTTGACTTATAGCGATAGTATCGATGATGCGATTGCTGGGTATGCCAGCCAAAAACCCGTTATCAAGTCAGTGCATTGGCATCCAGATTTATTGCAGGATTTATCGCATATTGCAGTAAAAAGTCAGCTGAAGCAAACAGATTGGCAAACCATCGAGCAACTCATTGCCCAAGACCCTAGACCTGCGTATCGACAACAAGCGCTTAATACCCCATTTGTCATGCGTTATCAAAATGTCGATGTTCATTTTAGCCAGATAGCGGATAGTGTTTTGCAAATTCAAGCGATTGAGCTATTAAACTAA
- a CDS encoding ferredoxin--NADP reductase: MSKFYEETVTYVHHWNDTLFTLKTTRNAGLRFRNGEFAMIGLEVNGKPLMRAYSIASTNYDEELEFYSIKVQDGPLTSILQHIKVGDKLLVSKKPTGTLVLDDLNPGKHLYMLATGTGLAPFLSLARDPEVYERFEKVIVVHGVRYVSELGYREMFEKSLFEDELLGEYVKDKLIYYPTVTREPFRNEGRMTDLMKSGKLFEDIGLPPINPSDDRAMICGSPSMNKDVAALLDDFGLKPSPRMGGTGDYVVERAFVEQ, translated from the coding sequence ATGTCAAAATTTTATGAAGAAACCGTTACCTATGTGCATCATTGGAATGACACATTATTTACCCTAAAAACCACCCGTAATGCAGGTTTACGTTTTAGGAATGGTGAATTTGCCATGATTGGTCTGGAAGTCAATGGAAAACCTTTGATGCGTGCCTACTCAATTGCCAGCACTAACTATGATGAAGAGCTCGAATTTTATTCTATCAAAGTCCAAGATGGTCCTTTGACGTCTATTTTACAGCATATCAAAGTGGGTGATAAATTATTGGTGAGTAAAAAACCGACCGGCACCCTCGTGCTTGATGACCTAAACCCTGGCAAGCATTTGTATATGCTAGCAACGGGTACAGGCTTGGCACCATTTTTGTCACTTGCCCGTGACCCAGAAGTGTATGAACGTTTTGAGAAAGTTATCGTGGTGCATGGCGTACGTTATGTGAGTGAGCTAGGCTACCGTGAGATGTTTGAAAAATCCTTGTTTGAAGATGAGCTGCTAGGTGAATACGTCAAAGATAAACTCATCTATTACCCCACGGTCACGCGTGAGCCGTTTCGCAATGAAGGGCGTATGACCGATTTAATGAAGTCAGGCAAGTTGTTCGAAGATATTGGATTACCACCCATCAATCCAAGCGATGATCGCGCGATGATTTGCGGTAGTCCATCTATGAATAAAGACGTGGCAGCACTACTCGATGACTTTGGTCTGAAACCATCACCTCGTATGGGTGGTACGGGTGATTATGTGGTTGAACGTGCCTTTGTCGAACAGTAA
- a CDS encoding RNA-guided endonuclease InsQ/TnpB family protein, whose amino-acid sequence MKTLKLRIRDKHADQLNRLSGSVNFVWNYVNDLSYRHLQKTGKFFSAYDLNDYTKGSGELLGLHSQTIQAINETHAKSRKQFKKAKLNWRTNNPNSKRKSLGWLPFKQSAIKHIATHQTGKKGLKSTLQLSLAKGQKLVIDLWDSYNLSLYQINTCELVQDSRNRWYACITVKEYPKTQCGTGSVGIDLGLTDSATTSSGDKLTIKQTLKYAKALATAQRAKNKQHVKAIHAKIKNTRQDLIHKFTTQLVKDNALIVVGDVKTTQFNSKKGKLAKSVYDAGWFELKRQLTYKCKNAGCRFEIVNERYTTQTCSCCGDMSSSPKGRAGLRIREWTCVKCDTRHDRDINASKNILAVGLNRLVEGIPSL is encoded by the coding sequence ATGAAAACACTCAAGCTACGCATACGAGATAAACACGCAGACCAATTAAACCGCCTAAGCGGTTCGGTCAATTTCGTGTGGAATTATGTCAATGATTTGAGTTACAGACACCTACAAAAAACTGGAAAATTCTTTAGTGCTTACGACCTCAACGACTACACCAAAGGTAGCGGTGAACTACTGGGCTTGCACTCTCAAACCATTCAAGCCATCAATGAAACCCACGCTAAAAGCCGTAAGCAATTTAAAAAAGCAAAACTAAATTGGCGAACCAACAACCCAAACTCTAAGCGTAAAAGCTTAGGTTGGCTACCGTTTAAACAATCCGCCATTAAACACATCGCTACCCACCAAACAGGCAAAAAAGGATTAAAATCAACCCTACAGCTTAGCCTAGCTAAAGGGCAAAAGCTAGTCATTGACCTATGGGATAGTTATAACCTTAGCTTATATCAAATTAACACTTGTGAACTGGTACAAGACAGCCGTAACCGTTGGTATGCCTGTATCACCGTCAAAGAATACCCTAAAACACAATGCGGAACTGGTAGTGTTGGCATTGACTTAGGACTTACAGACAGTGCTACCACTTCAAGCGGTGACAAACTTACCATCAAGCAAACGCTCAAATATGCCAAAGCGTTAGCCACCGCCCAACGTGCCAAAAACAAACAGCATGTTAAGGCAATCCATGCCAAAATCAAAAACACACGCCAAGACCTGATACATAAATTCACCACCCAATTAGTCAAGGACAATGCCCTAATCGTGGTTGGTGACGTTAAAACCACCCAGTTTAACAGTAAAAAAGGCAAACTAGCCAAGTCGGTTTACGATGCAGGTTGGTTTGAACTGAAACGACAACTGACCTACAAATGCAAGAATGCAGGTTGCCGTTTTGAAATCGTGAATGAACGATACACTACCCAAACTTGCTCGTGCTGTGGCGATATGTCCAGTAGTCCGAAAGGTAGAGCAGGTTTGCGAATAAGAGAATGGACTTGTGTAAAGTGTGACACTCGGCATGATAGAGATATTAACGCCAGTAAGAACATTCTTGCGGTTGGGCTTAACCGTCTTGTAGAAGGAATCCCCTCACTTTAG
- a CDS encoding capsule assembly Wzi family protein → MTNKTVKYLSLGVLLGLSQLSHAGQLVQIDSDLRQTLEILKINGVLNVDISTWPISSEAIETALSQAQPKSDNDKRLLSQVKQKLEANDVSKLQIVSNVNGDERAVFSGFNTEGNTVTPLGVSVSHSHAGENIDYKIQGTLNVDDDEPSKSSNLDGSYLGTKLGNHRLAFGSIPVWWGNGVDGSLIRSDAARPVTGFLMQRANNTPINFPVLSKLGNFNYQITAGQLQDYKAEPHAKLIGMRASFQPHEAFQIGASRSLMWGGDNKSESLKSLGKALIGKYDNGGEAEDPSNQIAGIDAQLNLKPLVNLPVSVYGEFIGEDEAGGLPSKHAYLAGLKGTIPLFQRPWLWHAEWANTYYDLDKTNTIYTHSIYPLLP, encoded by the coding sequence ATGACAAATAAAACGGTTAAATATCTCTCATTGGGTGTACTACTTGGACTCTCACAATTAAGTCATGCAGGTCAATTAGTTCAAATTGATAGTGATCTACGTCAAACACTTGAAATTTTAAAAATCAACGGCGTTTTAAATGTTGATATATCAACATGGCCGATTAGTTCAGAAGCCATAGAGACAGCCTTGAGTCAAGCGCAGCCAAAATCAGATAATGACAAACGATTACTAAGTCAAGTCAAGCAAAAGCTTGAAGCCAACGATGTATCCAAGCTACAAATAGTGAGCAACGTGAATGGTGACGAGCGCGCTGTGTTTAGCGGATTTAATACAGAAGGCAATACGGTAACGCCTTTGGGCGTTAGTGTGTCACATAGCCATGCAGGTGAGAACATTGATTATAAAATTCAAGGCACCTTAAATGTCGATGATGATGAGCCTAGTAAGTCATCTAATCTTGATGGCAGCTACCTCGGTACCAAATTAGGCAATCATCGCCTTGCCTTTGGTAGTATTCCTGTATGGTGGGGCAACGGGGTGGATGGCAGTTTAATTCGCAGTGATGCGGCTAGACCTGTCACCGGATTTTTAATGCAGCGCGCCAATAATACCCCTATTAATTTTCCTGTATTATCAAAACTGGGTAATTTTAATTACCAAATTACGGCAGGTCAATTACAAGACTATAAAGCAGAGCCTCACGCTAAATTGATCGGTATGCGGGCGAGTTTTCAGCCGCATGAAGCCTTTCAAATCGGCGCATCGCGTTCCTTGATGTGGGGTGGCGATAATAAGTCTGAAAGCCTAAAGTCTTTAGGTAAGGCTTTAATCGGTAAATATGATAATGGCGGCGAAGCGGAAGATCCTTCAAACCAAATCGCAGGAATTGATGCACAGCTAAATTTAAAACCGTTGGTAAACCTGCCGGTGAGTGTCTATGGTGAATTCATTGGGGAAGATGAAGCAGGGGGGTTGCCAAGTAAACACGCTTATTTGGCGGGGTTAAAAGGTACAATCCCGCTGTTTCAACGGCCTTGGCTCTGGCATGCAGAATGGGCGAATACTTATTATGACCTTGATAAAACCAATACTATTTACACCCATAGCATTTATCCTCTGTTGCCGTAA